The Proteus vulgaris genome has a segment encoding these proteins:
- the yciO gene encoding dsRNA-binding protein, with translation MSQLFYIHPDNPQARLIEQSADILRKGGVVIYPTDSGYAIGCCLENKDAMTRICRIRQLDKNHNFTLMCRDLSEIANYAYVDNVVFRLIKNNTPGNYTFILKATKDVPKRLMNDKRKTIGLRVPSNPIALALLENIGEPLMSTSLILPGNDFAESDPEEINDLLSKQVDLVIHGGYLGQKPTTVIDLTDDSPVIVREGTGDITPFQ, from the coding sequence ATGAGCCAACTTTTTTATATTCACCCAGATAATCCGCAGGCTCGTTTAATTGAACAAAGTGCTGATATTTTACGCAAAGGCGGCGTGGTGATTTATCCAACAGATTCTGGCTATGCTATAGGCTGTTGTTTAGAAAATAAAGATGCAATGACGCGAATTTGTCGTATTCGCCAATTAGATAAAAACCATAATTTCACACTAATGTGTCGTGATTTGTCTGAAATCGCTAATTACGCTTATGTTGATAATGTGGTATTTCGTTTAATTAAAAATAACACTCCTGGTAATTACACGTTTATCTTAAAAGCGACTAAAGATGTACCAAAGCGTTTGATGAATGATAAACGCAAAACGATTGGCCTACGTGTTCCTTCTAACCCTATTGCATTAGCATTGTTAGAAAATATTGGTGAGCCATTGATGTCAACAAGCCTGATTTTACCAGGTAATGATTTCGCAGAGTCTGATCCTGAAGAGATAAATGATTTATTAAGCAAACAGGTCGATTTAGTGATCCATGGTGGCTATTTAGGGCAAAAACCCACAACGGTGATTGACTTAACGGACGATAGCCCGGTGATAGTGCGAGAAGGCACTGGAGATATTACTCCATTTCAGTAA